The following are encoded together in the Streptomyces sp. NBC_00358 genome:
- a CDS encoding Gfo/Idh/MocA family protein, whose translation MSSVASVVTLAVVGAGDRGTGHARWALDRPDRAQVVAVAEPLETRRRRFAAAHRLEPDAAVDDWRVLAARGRIADAVLICTMDREHLEPVLEFAALGYHILLEKPMALTEGECRRIVDAVEKAGVILAVGHVLRYTRYTRAVKEVVDSGRIGEVVNVQHLEPVGFWHQAHSFVRGNWGRTDRATSMLMAKSCHDIDWLQYVLGQPPVRVSSFGRLSHFRSENRPEGAADRCLDCAVENTCPYSARREYGDRLARGEHHWPLSVLVDDFTPEALETALREGPYGRCVYACDNDVVDHQVVSMEFASGATATFTMTAFTEQADRQTRIFGTRGELRGDGEKLSVYDFLTRTEGTVDLAAAGAMDAAGGHGGGDAGLMDAFVAAVATGNPDLVKSGPRESLTSHLTVLAAERARLAGTVEDV comes from the coding sequence ATGTCCTCCGTCGCCTCCGTTGTCACACTCGCCGTCGTCGGTGCCGGGGACCGGGGGACCGGTCACGCCCGCTGGGCCCTGGACCGTCCGGACCGGGCCCAGGTGGTGGCCGTGGCCGAACCGCTGGAGACCCGGCGGCGCCGGTTCGCCGCCGCGCACCGTCTGGAGCCGGACGCCGCGGTGGACGACTGGCGGGTGCTGGCCGCCCGCGGCCGGATCGCGGACGCCGTGCTGATCTGCACCATGGACCGCGAACACCTCGAACCGGTACTGGAGTTCGCGGCCCTCGGCTACCACATCCTGCTGGAGAAGCCGATGGCCCTGACCGAGGGCGAGTGCCGGCGGATCGTCGACGCCGTGGAGAAGGCCGGGGTGATCCTCGCGGTCGGTCACGTCCTGCGCTACACCCGGTACACCCGCGCCGTGAAAGAGGTCGTCGACTCCGGCCGGATCGGGGAGGTCGTCAATGTCCAGCACCTGGAACCCGTCGGCTTCTGGCACCAGGCCCACTCCTTCGTCCGCGGCAACTGGGGCCGTACGGACCGGGCGACGTCCATGCTGATGGCCAAGTCCTGCCACGACATCGACTGGTTGCAGTACGTCCTCGGGCAACCCCCGGTCCGCGTCTCCAGTTTCGGACGCCTCTCGCACTTCCGGTCCGAGAACAGGCCCGAGGGTGCCGCCGACCGCTGCCTCGACTGCGCGGTGGAGAACACCTGCCCCTACTCCGCCCGGCGCGAGTACGGCGACCGGCTCGCCCGCGGCGAGCACCACTGGCCGCTCAGCGTGCTGGTCGACGACTTCACTCCCGAGGCGCTGGAGACCGCCCTGCGCGAGGGCCCGTACGGGCGCTGCGTGTACGCCTGCGACAACGACGTGGTCGACCACCAGGTGGTGTCCATGGAGTTCGCCTCCGGGGCGACCGCCACCTTCACCATGACGGCCTTCACCGAGCAGGCCGACCGGCAGACCCGGATCTTCGGGACCCGAGGCGAACTGCGCGGCGACGGCGAGAAGTTGAGCGTCTACGACTTCCTGACCCGGACCGAGGGGACCGTCGACCTCGCCGCCGCGGGCGCCATGGACGCGGCGGGCGGCCACGGAGGAGGCGACGCCGGGCTGATGGACGCGTTCGTCGCCGCCGTCGCCACCGGGAACCCCGATCTGGTGAAGTCCGGCCCGCGGGAGTCCCTCACCAGCCATCTCACCGTCCTGGCCGCCGAGCGCGCCCGGCTCGCGGGCACCGTCGAGGACGTCTGA
- a CDS encoding RBBP9/YdeN family alpha/beta hydrolase yields MTSYDTDGIAGVQRAFLILHGWQNHRPEGHWQHWLAGRLGELGQQVVYPQLPDPDDPDLDVWLAEVARHLHALAGAERVVVAHSASAVLWLHAAARRLPGLAGVDRVLLVAPPSASVLAGLPEIAGFALAELDFTLPGPTLLVAGDDDPYCPEGADTVYGGPLGVPTRILPGAGHLDMGAGYGPWPAVLDWCLDGKAEITARAG; encoded by the coding sequence ATGACCTCGTACGACACCGATGGCATCGCCGGAGTCCAGCGCGCCTTCCTGATCCTGCACGGCTGGCAGAACCACCGCCCGGAAGGCCACTGGCAGCACTGGCTCGCCGGACGGCTCGGCGAACTCGGCCAGCAGGTCGTCTATCCGCAGTTGCCGGACCCCGACGACCCGGACCTGGACGTGTGGCTGGCGGAAGTGGCCCGCCATCTGCACGCGTTGGCCGGTGCTGAGCGCGTGGTCGTCGCCCACAGCGCCTCGGCCGTGCTGTGGCTGCACGCCGCCGCCCGCCGGCTGCCGGGCCTGGCCGGAGTCGACCGGGTGCTGCTCGTCGCCCCGCCGTCCGCGTCCGTCCTCGCGGGGCTGCCGGAGATCGCCGGATTCGCCCTGGCCGAGCTGGACTTCACGCTTCCCGGGCCCACCCTGCTGGTCGCCGGTGACGACGACCCGTACTGCCCCGAGGGCGCGGACACCGTCTACGGCGGCCCCCTGGGCGTACCGACCCGGATCCTGCCCGGGGCCGGGCACCTCGACATGGGCGCGGGCTACGGTCCGTGGCCCGCCGTGCTCGACTGGTGCCTCGACGGGAAGGCGGAGATCACCGCCCGCGCGGGGTAG
- a CDS encoding MHYT domain-containing protein, producing MQGTVDGFGYGVVTPVTSYLVACLGSALGLRCVVRSLRNQQSWKPGWLALGAATIGCGIWTMHFVAMVGFRIEGIQIDYDARLTALSLVAAIVVVAVGVFVVGYRGATTGTLTAAGIFTGLGVAAMHYLGMAALRLNGSLRYDTLPVVASVLIAVTAATAALWAAASYRGFLAALGASLLMGVALTGMHYTGMAALGVHLRGATDASHITGTYGDASPTSILLPMLIGPVVFLILAGVVVMFDPQLVLGDGDWSRTTPRRRRARATLPERPAPAPRTDSLFAPRDQRAGRHTTPRGR from the coding sequence ATGCAAGGCACCGTGGACGGCTTCGGATACGGGGTGGTGACTCCCGTGACCTCCTACCTGGTCGCCTGTCTGGGCAGCGCGCTGGGGCTGCGCTGTGTCGTGCGTTCCCTGCGCAACCAGCAGTCGTGGAAGCCCGGTTGGCTAGCGCTCGGGGCGGCGACCATCGGCTGCGGCATCTGGACCATGCACTTCGTCGCGATGGTCGGCTTCCGGATCGAGGGGATCCAGATCGACTACGACGCCCGGCTGACGGCGCTCAGCCTCGTCGCGGCGATCGTGGTGGTCGCAGTGGGCGTCTTCGTCGTGGGGTACCGCGGAGCCACCACCGGCACCCTGACCGCCGCCGGGATCTTCACCGGGCTCGGCGTGGCCGCGATGCACTACCTGGGCATGGCGGCGCTACGGCTGAACGGGTCCCTCCGGTACGACACGCTCCCGGTCGTGGCCTCCGTACTGATCGCGGTCACCGCCGCGACCGCCGCCCTGTGGGCCGCCGCCTCGTACCGGGGCTTCCTGGCCGCCCTCGGCGCCAGTCTCCTCATGGGCGTCGCGCTGACCGGCATGCACTACACCGGCATGGCCGCGCTCGGGGTGCACCTGCGCGGCGCGACGGACGCGTCGCACATCACCGGGACGTACGGCGACGCGTCCCCGACCTCGATCCTGCTGCCCATGCTGATCGGACCGGTCGTCTTCCTGATCCTGGCCGGAGTGGTGGTGATGTTCGACCCCCAGCTCGTCCTCGGCGACGGGGACTGGAGCCGGACCACCCCGCGTCGGCGCCGCGCCAGAGCCACTCTCCCCGAGCGCCCCGCGCCCGCCCCGCGCACCGACTCCCTCTTCGCGCCCCGCGATCAGCGGGCGGGGCGGCACACTACCCCGCGCGGGCGGTGA
- a CDS encoding bifunctional helix-turn-helix transcriptional regulator/GNAT family N-acetyltransferase, whose translation MTIQDVRSFNRFYTNVIGALDYGRHLYAPYTLTESRVLYELAHTPQTDAADLRTELSLDSGYLSRILNKFEQDGLVERATSEKDPRRRRITLTARGREAADLLDERARQTVGALLATVAPADRPRLAEAMRTVRTLLGEGRTAPGPEDVVLREPGPGDLGWIVQRNAALYAAEYGWNTDYEGLVARIVADFAEDHDPHLERVWIAELDGRPVGCVMCVRDDAPGTARLRLLLVEPEARGLGIGDRLVGAVAGFARGVGYHELVLWTNDVLSAARRIYQRHGFALVAEKPHRSFGADLVGQDWRLDLRAGPE comes from the coding sequence ATGACCATCCAGGACGTCCGCTCCTTCAACCGCTTCTACACGAACGTCATCGGCGCGCTCGACTACGGCCGCCATCTCTACGCTCCGTACACGCTGACCGAGTCCCGCGTCCTCTACGAGCTGGCACACACACCCCAGACGGACGCCGCCGACCTGCGGACCGAACTCTCGCTGGACTCGGGCTACTTGAGCCGCATCCTGAACAAGTTCGAGCAGGACGGGCTGGTCGAGCGCGCCACGTCCGAGAAGGACCCGCGGCGCCGACGGATCACGCTCACCGCGCGCGGCCGGGAGGCCGCCGACCTGCTGGACGAGCGGGCGCGCCAGACCGTGGGCGCCCTGCTGGCGACCGTGGCACCGGCCGACCGGCCACGGCTCGCGGAGGCGATGCGCACGGTGCGGACGCTGCTGGGCGAGGGGCGGACCGCACCGGGCCCCGAGGATGTCGTCCTGCGCGAACCGGGCCCCGGCGACCTCGGCTGGATCGTGCAGCGCAACGCGGCGCTGTACGCGGCCGAGTACGGCTGGAACACCGACTACGAGGGCCTGGTCGCGCGGATCGTCGCCGACTTCGCCGAGGATCACGACCCGCACCTGGAGCGGGTGTGGATCGCCGAACTCGACGGACGGCCCGTCGGATGCGTGATGTGCGTACGGGACGACGCGCCCGGCACGGCCCGCCTCCGGCTGCTGCTCGTCGAACCGGAGGCGCGGGGGCTCGGCATCGGCGACCGCCTGGTCGGGGCCGTCGCCGGTTTCGCGCGCGGCGTCGGGTATCACGAACTCGTCCTGTGGACCAACGACGTCCTGTCCGCCGCCCGCCGCATCTACCAGCGCCACGGCTTCGCCCTGGTCGCCGAGAAACCCCACCGGTCCTTCGGCGCGGATCTGGTGGGCCAGGACTGGCGGCTGGACCTGCGCGCCGGCCCGGAGTGA
- a CDS encoding LacI family DNA-binding transcriptional regulator produces MTVTLADVAARAQVSPATVSRVLNGNYPVASSTRERVLRAVDELDYVLNGPASSLAAATSDLVGILVNDIADPFFGIMAAAIQSEIGGPGGRAGGERLGVVCNTGGSPERELTYLTLLQRQRAAAVVLTGGAIEDAAHAGAVAAKLRRLAEAGTRVVLCGRPPAPEAPEAIALTFDNRGGGKQLTEHLIGLGHRRLGYIAGPEERTTTRHRLEGHRAALAAHGVEDDPRRTVHGRYDRRSGYEATLELLRREPSLTAVVAANDTVALGACAALRDSGLRIPDDVSVAGFDDLPFSVDAVPALTTVRLPLSEAGARAGRIAMGREEPPPGGIATVRGELMVRGSTGVPRD; encoded by the coding sequence ATGACGGTGACCCTGGCGGACGTGGCGGCCCGCGCGCAGGTCTCTCCCGCGACGGTGTCGCGCGTGCTGAACGGGAACTATCCCGTGGCCTCCTCCACGCGCGAGCGGGTGCTGCGCGCGGTGGACGAGCTGGACTACGTGCTGAACGGGCCCGCGAGCTCGCTGGCCGCGGCCACCTCCGACCTCGTCGGCATCCTGGTCAACGACATCGCCGACCCGTTCTTCGGGATCATGGCGGCCGCGATCCAGTCGGAGATCGGCGGTCCCGGGGGGCGCGCCGGCGGGGAGCGGCTCGGGGTCGTCTGCAACACCGGCGGCTCCCCGGAGCGCGAGCTCACCTACCTCACGCTCCTTCAGCGCCAACGCGCCGCCGCGGTCGTGCTCACCGGCGGCGCCATAGAGGACGCCGCCCACGCGGGCGCGGTCGCCGCGAAGCTGCGCCGGCTGGCCGAGGCGGGCACCCGGGTCGTGCTGTGCGGACGTCCGCCCGCGCCCGAGGCGCCCGAGGCGATCGCGCTGACCTTCGACAACCGCGGCGGCGGCAAGCAGCTCACCGAGCATCTGATCGGCCTCGGCCACCGGCGGCTGGGTTACATCGCGGGCCCCGAGGAACGCACGACGACCCGCCACCGGCTGGAGGGCCACCGTGCCGCCCTCGCCGCCCACGGCGTCGAGGACGACCCGCGGCGCACCGTGCACGGCCGCTACGACCGCCGGTCCGGTTACGAGGCGACGCTCGAACTCCTGCGCCGGGAGCCGTCGTTGACGGCAGTCGTCGCCGCGAACGACACCGTCGCGCTGGGCGCCTGCGCCGCCCTGCGCGACTCCGGGCTGCGCATCCCCGACGACGTGTCCGTCGCCGGCTTCGACGATCTGCCGTTCAGCGTCGACGCGGTGCCCGCCCTCACGACGGTGCGACTGCCGCTCTCCGAGGCGGGCGCCCGCGCCGGGCGGATCGCCATGGGCCGCGAGGAGCCGCCGCCGGGCGGGATCGCCACGGTGCGCGGGGAGTTGATGGTCCGGGGGTCCACCGGGGTCCCCCGGGACTGA